The following proteins are co-located in the Acropora palmata chromosome 11, jaAcrPala1.3, whole genome shotgun sequence genome:
- the LOC141896478 gene encoding very long chain fatty acid elongase 7-like, translating into MAQTYIRTTAQSLVDTWQSYLENGDPKTADWPLVASPWPTVSFVTAYLFIVKVGPKIMEKRKAYDLRELLIVYNFALVLLSAWMAYELVASAMDIPNFNYLCQSVPYIRGDEKQNRLARAVYIYWLSKFVEALETIFFILRKKNSQVSFLHVYHHTTMFILGWAAAKWLPGEYGPEQRTERPRFPFNCAFFPFVIFFVHFFLFTAFFCAACNSFVHVVMYAYYGLSAIGPQMRPYLWWKRYITRIQLIQFLIILIYIANALRMNCFGGFPEAMTVYFTAAFTFVLAFLFGNFYIQAYFKKNEASPHNSRKSK; encoded by the exons ATGGCTCAGACTTATATAAGAACCACTGCACAAAGTTTGGTGGATACATGGCAATCTTATTTAGAGAACGGCG ATCCAAAGACGGCAGACTGGCCATTGGTAGCCAGCCCTTGGCCTACAGTATCTTTTGTGACCGCGTATCTCTTCATTGTCAAAGTTGGACCAAAAATCATGGAGAAAAGGAAAGCATACGATCTCAGAGAGCTGCTGATTGTCTACAACTTTGCTCTTGTACTTCTGTCAGCTTGGATGGCGTACGAG TTGGTTGCATCAGCCATGGATATTCCGAACTTCAATTATCTGTGTCAGTCAGTACCATACATCCGGGGTGACGAGAAACAAAATAGG CTTGCCCGTGCCGTTTACATCTACTGGCTTTCGAAGTTTGTGGAAGCTCTGGAGACA attttctttattcttcGCAAAAAGAACAGCCAGGTCTCGTTTTTACACGTGTATCACCATACAACTATGTTTATCCTAGGCTGGGCAGCGGCCAAATGGTTGCCTGGTGAGTACGGACCGGAGCAAAGGACAGAGAGGCCGCGG tttcccttCAATTgcgctttttttccttttgtgatattttttgtccatttctttttatttacagCGTTCTTTTGTGCAGCATGTAACAGTTTTGTGCACGTGGTGATGTATGCTTATTATGGTCTGTCGGCTATTGGTCCTCAAATGCGTCCCTACTTATGGTGGAAGCGTTACATCACGAGGATTCAACTG ATCCAGTTTCTGATTATTCTTATCTACATCGCCAATGCCCTTCGAATGAACTGCTTTGGTGGTTTTCCAGAGGCCATGACTGTTTATTTTACTGCGGCTTTTACCTTTGTTTTAGCTTTCTTGTTTGGCAACTTCTACATCCAAGcatatttcaagaaaaatgagGCCAGTCCTCATAACAGCAGGAAATCCAAGTAA
- the LOC141858870 gene encoding uncharacterized protein LOC141858870, producing MGSFKEVQKILPLCLEDEIIDDEEFILLYEAYMPQNPSFPHSSYGKFSIVNKDPAECKADFRVEKGDIPILVEALRVPPIFKCVNGTICDGTEGLCVVLKRFAYPCRYSDTIPIFGRSVSELSIISNEVIDWIYTEHGHRVTQWNHSILDPTLLSTYANAIFDKGAALDNCFGFIDGTVRPICRPVVNQRTVYNGHKRVHSLKFQSVTLPNGLIAHLFGPVEGRMHDARMLAVSQLYDDLEVFAFNPAGRETCLYGDPAYPLRVHLQAPFRFGILTRDMEIFNESMSAVRSSVEWLFADVINYFKFLDFKKNLKIGLSQVGKMYLVCAILRNALTCLYSNTTAGYFGVDPPTLNEYFS from the exons atgggGTCCTTTAAAGAAGTGCAAAAAATACTTCCATTGTGCTTGGAAGACGAAATCATTGATGATGAAGAATTTATTTTGCTGTATGAGGCATACATGCCGCAGAATCCCTCATTTCCTCACTCGTCGTATGGAAAATTCTCTATTGTCAACAAAGACCCGGCCGAATGTAAGGCCGATTTTCGCGTGGAGAAGGGAGATATCCCCATACTTGTTGAAGCGTTACGAGTCCCTCCTATTTTCAAATGTGTCAATGGAACAATTTGCGATGGAACTGAAGGTTTATGCGTAGTCCTTAAAAGATTTGCATATCCTTGCCGTTATTCGGACACGATTCCGATATTTGGCCGATCAGTGTCAGAACTGAGCATCATCAGCAATGAGGTCATTGACTGGATCTACACAGAACACGGGCACAGAGTTACTCAGTGGAACCACAGCATTTTGGACCCGACCTTACTAAGCACATACGCCAATGCAATCTTCGACAAAGGTGCAGCTCTCGATAACTGCTTTGGTTTCATAGATGGAACCGTGCGCCCCATTTGCCGACCAGTTGTGAACCAGAGAACAGTTTATAACGGACACAAGCGGGTCCATAGTCTGAAATTCCAGTCTGTCACGCTTCCAAATGGTTTGATTGCCCATCTCTTTGGCCCTGTAG AAGGGAGAATGCATGATGCCAGAATGTTGGCTGTGTCTCAATTGTATGATGACCTGGAAGTGTTTGCTTTCAACCCAGCCGGAAGAGAGACGTGTTTGTATGGAGACCCAGCATACCCTCTCAGGGTTCACCTTCAGGCACCATTCAGATTTGGCATTTTAACCAGGGACATGGAGATATTCAATGAATCAATGAGTGCTGTTCGTTCATCCGTAGAATGGCTTTTTGCGGATGTGATTAACTATTTTAagtttttggattttaaaaagaacttAAAGATTGGCTTAAGCCAAGTCGGAAAAATGTATCTAgtttgtgcaattttgagaaatgcATTAACCTGCCTTTATTCAAACACTACAGCAGGTTACTTTGGAGTTGATCCACCAACACTGAatgaatatttcagttaa